In Leishmania mexicana MHOM/GT/2001/U1103 complete genome, chromosome 24, a genomic segment contains:
- a CDS encoding hypothetical predicted multi-pass transmembrane protein — MPRGQETRLRCLDAVLWAASASVVVLLCALLCGCGLAGAAAEQEPLVLHTSLVDLLNAENALWKVSLGTPNAANPPAVWTAMHEVRVETQPSESAASLLFTLPPPTSSQHRVEDAKEEKYEDGAATRKQSAVSGDDAFTQTQRRKPFGHLARSLHGVSCEEYRTGGRGQQGTVQGRCFFLLDDGEDFFVRYEVKSPGNGGEPKSDSEEAAAAKTTTAVRRRRQGRAPAKAVASPKATASNSAEASGAEPRVVRSASASGVWTEHILLGDSAAAGTKEPSAGAAEEHVRVGDVTIDEYIGEMADARRSKQMVLKLAIVVPRKTGASADGSQDDVMHVQLECTTDAFYEDMVKRSMGAVKAARTSFFHRWVWPGLFATAIYAMLAATARLVAWRKVSQGSAASTTAGAAKKRQ; from the coding sequence ATGCCGCGAGGCCAGGAAACGCGGCTTCGGTGCCTCGATGCGGTACTGTGGGCCGCGAGTGCCTCAGTGGTGGTCCTGCTATGCGCACTactctgcggctgcggccttgcaggtgctgcggccgAACAAGAGCCGCTGGTGCTACATACAAGCCTCGTAGACCTGCTCAACGCGGAGAACGCGCTGTGGAAGGTGTCGCTCGGCACTCCCAACGCTGCGAACCCGCCAGCCGTGTGGACGGCAATGCACGAGGTGCGCGTGGAGACGCAGCCCTCCGAGTCGGCCGCTTCGCTTCTCttcacgctgccgccgccgaccagctcgcagcaccgcgtcgaGGACGCGAAGGAAGAAAAATACGAAGACggtgcggcgacgaggaagcAAAGCGCGGTGTCCGGCGACGATGCCTTTACACAGACGCAACGCCGAAAGCCCTTTGGCCACCTCGCCCGGTCCCTTCACGGAGTCTCTTGTGAGGAATACCGAACGGGCgggcgagggcagcagggTACCGTGCAAGGCCGGTGCTTCTTCCTGctggacgacggcgaggactTCTTTGTGCGCTACGAAGTAAAAAGCCCCGGCAACGGGGGGGAGCCAAAGAGTGACAGCGAGgaggcagctgccgccaagaccaccacagcagtgcgccgccgccgccaaggccGTGCTCCGGCGAAGGCTGTCGCTTCACCAAAGGCAACGGCGAGCAACAGCGCAGAGGCGTCGGGGGCGGAACCGCGGgtcgtgcgcagcgcctccgcgagTGGCGTGTGGACAGAGCACATCCTTCTAGGCGAtagcgctgccgcgggtACCAAGGAGCcgagcgccggcgcggcagaggaaCACGTCCGTGTCGGAGACGTGACCATTGATGAGTACATCGGCGAGATGGCAGATGCGCGCCGCTCCAAGCAGATGGTGCTGAAGCTCGCCATAGTGGTGCCCCGAAAGACCGGTGCCTCGGCGGATGGAAGCCAAGACGACGTAATGCATGTGCAGCTGGAATGCACCACCGACGCTTTTTACGAGGACATGGTGAAGCGTAGCATGGGtgcggtgaaggcggctcGCACGAGCTTCTTTCATCGCTGGGTGTGGCCGGGACTGTTCGCCACTGCCATCTACGCGATgttggcggcgacggctcgGCTGGTTGCCTGGCGCAAAGTGTCGCAGGGGAGTGCGGCCTCGACTACGGCGGGCGCGGCGAAGAAGCGGCAGTGA
- a CDS encoding putative short chain dehydrogenase/reductase produces the protein MFRHVSMFEGEHVYHYGRHTFTIMRESATLGIMPAGCILGYIVTHMSSLPVIPFEVQCVFMASLFVLSRLMAAGRRNRCTKDLTGRHVVLTGGTSGIGKATAAQLAKMGADITIIAKDSPHAAEALLYVRSHAKNSADQQIHLQPLNLDDFIAVREYCKRARQSNRPIDILVNAAGVLQEKYVTTRFGDDVQLAINFLGPYLLTEGLLPLVEAAHGRIVYVACAAHVGVKGDVVKTYLSGRGVWSPRVANKFDGLEQYGFTKLGNIFHAQQLALRSYPKPAKSSVSSRLTRQQQVIRTTGGRKQPASRRSGYAAAVEAAAASQASGTEAAGATATVSIEPRFTCCACSPGGVITNLYRSTPFSGTFVYLYYLYILVMRTAWEGSQTVVNCCVRDDFKNGGYYMNTRYQPAGLSKTACNVAERDQVMTWAHNKMKPYMKWE, from the coding sequence ATGTTCCGCCATGTCTCGATGTTCGAGGGCGAACACGTCTACCACTACGGCCGCCACACCTTCACCATCATGCGGGAGAGTGCGACCTTGGGTATAATGCCGGCAGGCTGTATCCTGGGCTACATTGTGACCCACATGTCCTCGTTGCCGGTGATTCCGTTTGAGGTGCAGTGCGTGTTCATGGCCAGCTTGTTCGTGCTGTCGCGCCTCATGGCAGCCGGCAGGCGCAATCGATGCACCAAGGACCTGACCGGTCGGCATGTTGTCCtcaccggcggcaccagcggcaTCGGCAaggccaccgcggcgcagctggcaAAGATGGGGGCGGACATCACAATTATAGCCAAGGACTCGCCGcacgccgcggaggcgctcTTGTACGTCCGCAGCCACGCCAAGAACAGCGCAGATCAGCAAATCCATCTGCAGCCGCTGAACCTCGACGACTTCATCGCCGTGCGGGAGTACTGCAAGCGCGCGCGGCAGAGCAACCGCCCCATCGACATACTGGTGAACGCAGCGGGCGTGCTGCAGGAAAAGTACGTGACGACCCGCTTTGGCGATGACGTGCAGCTGGCCATCAACTTCCTTGGCCCGTATCTACTCACCGAGGGTCTGCTCCCGCTCGTGGAGGCAGCGCACGGCCGTATCGTCTAcgtcgcgtgcgctgcgcacgtTGGCGTGAAGGGGGACGTCGTGAAGACGTACCTCAGTGGACGTGGCGTATGGTCACCGCGGGTCGCAAACAAGTTCGACGGCTTGGAGCAGTACGGGTTCACAAAGCTCGGCAACATCTTCCACGCCCAGCAGCTTGCCCTCCGCTCTTACCCGAAGCCGGCGAAGAGTAGCGTGTCCTCGAGGCTgacgcgccagcagcaggtCATCAGGACTACTGGTGGACGCAAGCAGCCTGCGTCGCGCAGGTCCGGatacgccgccgctgttgaagccgctgcagcctcaCAGGCCAGCGGCACTGAagctgccggcgccacgGCAACCGTAAGCATCGAGCCACGATTCActtgctgcgcctgctcacCAGGGGGAGTCATCACAAACCTATACCGCAGCACTCCGTTCTCCGGCACCTTCGTGTATCTCTACTACCTCTACATCCTTGTCATGCGCACCGCGTGGGAGGGGAGTCAGACGGTAGTGAACTGCTGCGTGCGGGACGACTTCAAGAACGGCGGGTACTACATGAACACGCGCTATCAGCCGGCCGGACTGTCCAAGACGGCCTGCAACGTGGCGGAGCGCGATCAGGTGATGACGTGGGCGCACAACAAGATGAAGCCGTACATGAAGTGGGAATAG
- a CDS encoding putative lysophospholipase, whose translation MTVPIDQLTNAQIKEELRTLYAVTDFADCIEHGDLQKKLQAIRDSTPITHGLRYGTLLEIGNKNPTGVVTLAHGLGDSAYGWESVGHELLRRLPHLLFLLPTAPSRSVTINGGMSMPAWYDIMDMCNNGLLSGRQDATSVRQSCDYVRSIAHVATKKYGISPQRVVYSGFSQGAAISLCTGLTAHIAPAGIACMSGYLAACTDVLPRIVQKAVPITMFHGRQDPVVPFSAAKETQKILEKDGGVAPISFLEYDMDHSTLPQEINDLTSFLSCVLPEKF comes from the coding sequence ATGACCGTGCCCATCGACCAGCTCACGAACGCGCAGATtaaggaggagctgcgcacgTTGTACGCCGTCACCGACTTCGCCGACTGCATCGAGCACGGCGATCTCCAGAAGAAACTGCAGGCAATTCGCGACTCGACCCCCATCACTCACGGCCTCCGCTATGGCACGCTGCTGGAGATCGGTAACAAGAACCCGACTGGCGTCGTCACCCTCGCTCACGGTCTCGGCGACTCCGCGTACGGCTGGGAGAGCGTCGGCCACGAACTCTtgcgccgcctgccgcaCCTTCTCTTCCTGCTGCCTACCGCCCCGTCACGGAGCGTGACGATCAACGGCGGCATGTCGATGCCCGCTTGGTATGACATCATGGACATGTGCAACAACGGCCTGCTTAGCGGCCGGCAGGATGCCACCTCCGTCCGACAGTCCTGCGACTACGTGCGTAGCATCGCCCACGTGGCGACGAAGAAGTATGGCATCTCGCCCCAGCGTGTTGTCTACAGCGGCTTCTCCCAGGGCGCGGCCATCTCACTCTGCACTGGGCTGACGGCGCACATTGCCCCGGCTGGCATTGCGTGCATGTCCGGCTACCTAGCTGCGTGCACGGATGTGCTGCCGCGCATTGTGCAGAAGGCCGTTCCTATCACCATGTTCCACGGCCGTCAAGACCCCGTTGTGCCCTTTTCCGCCGCGAAGGAGACGCAGAAGATTTTGGAGAAggacggcggtgtcgcccCGATCAGCTTCCTTGAGTACGACATGGATCACTCCACCCTCCCGCAGGAGATCAATGACCTCACCTCGTTTTTATCTTGCGTTCTGCCAGAGAAGTTCTAA
- a CDS encoding putative short chain dehydrogenase/reductase — translation MFHFGVRGRLVAMSAVSAAAPLNITARRLLSSSGNASSSSAASVTGTSMSPAGTTRAPPSSSSTFTSAGRHKGVKSMSSPPATSAAVGSIHKFSDDKTEASAYVCDADNVPSYSTASHMSYLMLHSRRLWLPLVLYACYYALSAYLNPVQAGLYATASAVAQRLSVHGRRNKVHKDMTGYTCVVTGGTSGIGLYTAMQLLDMGAHVIIAAPSGKEEETMDFLQRNCRVAAPAATATVASSSASPGCEPLENRVTFISMDYMDQLEVMAAAARIKALAHDRIDLLVNCAGVWKEEPTVTKQKFEEHIGVNFLGPFHFTEALLPSLRKSSHRCGRIVYVTCASHNGVSRGNVVRERMMLLPGPNESQITARCYSASKLGNIYHAQSIANRRYEGIPLNRQSDLHPVDVCCADPGFCFTSLQQANVNPFLGNNIVARTLRSLWIKDAYEGSQTVVNCCVRDTIENGGYYAECALMPSGLSKRAQDPKSRDDVVHWAMAKTIAKYYTVRPE, via the coding sequence ATGTTTCACTTCGGTGTTAGAGGCCGCCTTGTGGCGATGTCGGCAGTCTCGGCCGCTGCCCCGCTCAATATCACGGCGCGCCGtctgctctcctcttccgGCAATGCGTCGTCATCATCAGCGGCTTCGGTGACTGGCACAAGTATGTCCCCAGCAGgcaccacacgcgcacctccctcttcctcatccACGTTCACTTCAGCAGGACGGCACAAAGGCGTCAAGTCaatgtcgtcgccgccggcaacatcagcagcagtagGCAGCATCCACAAGTTCAGCGACGACAAGACAGAGGCCTCCGCGTACGTGTGCGACGCTGACAACGTTCCTTCGTACTCCACTGCTTCGCACATGAGCTACCTCATGCTGCACAGCCGCCGACTCTGGCTGCCCCTAGTGCTCTACGCCTGCTACTACGCACTGTCGGCGTACCTCAACCCAGTGCAGGCGGGTCTGTACGCGACGGCCAGCGCTGTGGCACAGCGACTAAGCGTGCACGGCCGCAGAAACAAAGTTCACAAGGACATGACCGGCTACACATGCGTCGTGACAGGCGGCACGAGCGGCATCGGCCTCTACACAgcgatgcagctgctggacaTGGGCGCCCACGTCATCATCGCTGCGCCTTCtggaaaggaggaggagacgatGGATTTCCTACAGCGAAACTGCCGCGTtgctgcgccggctgcaACCGCGACAGtcgcgtcctcctccgcttctcctGGATGTGAGCCTCTCGAGAACCGTGTCACCTTCATCTCCATGGACTACATGGACCAGCTGGAGGTGatggcagctgctgcgcgcatCAAGGCCCTCGCGCACGACCGCATCGACCTCCTCGTGAActgcgcgggtgtgtggaAGGAGGAGCCGACCGTGACGAAGCAGAAGTTTGAGGAACACATCGGCGTCAACTTCCTCGGGCCGTTCCACTTCACCGAGGCGTTGCTCCCGTCCCTGCGCAAGTCATCGCATAGGTGCGGTCGCATTGTGTACGTCACGTGCGCCTCACACAACGGCGTCTCCAGGGGGAACGTGGTGCGTGAGCGCATGATGTTGCTGCCCGGCCCGAACGAGTCGCAGATCACCGCGCGTTGCTACAGTGCGTCGAAGCTCGGCAACATTTACCATGCTCAGTCCATTGCGAACCGCCGCTATGAAGGCATCCCGCTGAACCGCCAGAGCGATCTGCACCCCGTCGATGTATGCTGCGCCGACCCGGGCTTCTGCTTCACCTCACTGCAGCAAGCAAACGTGAACCCGTTTCTCGGCAACAACATCGTCGCCCGCACGCTGCGGTCTCTGTGGATCAAGGATGCGTACGAGGGAAGCCAAACAGTCGTGAACTGCTGCGTGCGCGACACGATCGAGAACGGCGGCTACTACGCCGAGTGTGCGCTGATGCCAAGTGGGCTCAGCAAGCGCGCGCAAGACCCAAAGAGCCGCGACGATGTCGTGCACTGGGCTATGGCGAAGACAATTGCCAAGTACTACACGGTACGCCCGGAGTAA
- a CDS encoding fatty acid transporter protein-like protein, which translates to MSTINTEAILEWCLGVQYALRTIGAYLQLGFSLGAVQARHACVPYQLLAYKAKCAWRYNTAAPEDGPIYLERRDAESSTQTSNGHVTKRGAPPCAQASGAIDPLLFLAELLAKFDSLAAITHSEAVDVRLLQRLMHQDILVCRQRNAQIAAGMAVPSKSSHASEENIVFRLSETDATYASVVAAGHPTTITYRDLVILITLLSEAIAWDLLWIHEGQDRKRAQQQSKMAGAAAAPVLLLPPPPPRPTEADCLALMLPNSVEYNAVWMAAARGGPLHTLLDVLYRNSNSEQPKAERGTYRPCRTALLNTNLASNTMLYHAIECSGSVMIVMDVAYVPLLFCRRKSDDAADDDDQNVTSKLELNVPPHVKRIYLWRSTNAAGQPVSSPMTTEMEELLRAFNASAYGEAKSLKAADPSASDSVLAPPSTPLLDLYDVVKPFFLRAQADMAFTVGETRHTYLISSPRVRLLMHVILSHPPPSWKSMLALRKPSSAKNGSAEPYATAAASVKGRKQLQHYKTKMASILSRLLRRFHHTQPILFIYTSGTSGLPKAARFSHLRFFATGFLSRVLYYRDKITETVVQQMDEVDYVATHTAAAGAASAPGPSQQQQLSSSSPPTSLTRPPASGKRETPTEKTDKDGMPTVARSIEYHCPVVPHVFGIESLGVKCRERSIVEVALFALWSASLWCLRLFAAVLGLEYFVASAVEQRLYTPAQLAAIENERRLITLYNCLPMCHTVGSVFCLGHLLHALEEQQHAWAQTRRCAPRHTRLAATVPTVRMIIRTKFSASQFRKDLQRYHVTVVQYIGEVLRYAVLYERSHSPIQDTPSSADATAETASMTTEVDALAALNRTVWRVPYAFGNGLRQDIWVECMRRLNIAHPLEFYSSTEGNIFLLNLFGMPGIVGHIPRFPRPIEWLSTQYIPIFPFRVLRFDEETQQVYRDPKTGYCSHCDVGDVGEVVGEVIEGFDVFALRRFDGYHKATHGAVAADGASIGNRSGGTKAKSTAPADQEEDKAAREDKVIRHVLWPHRNDCYFLSGDLIRMDRFGFCTFIDRVGDTFRWKGENVSTLEVSNALNSIHTTRVGVQEAVVYGVELPGREGRAGMAMLSLQPRHLCSSSDGCSSTSRSSTSSRSPAPSRPQSLTLAEERRFLQDDLHGFLTGKVRRNGDGTENQAMLPASAIPLFLRMHDLVADDNQDGDNGVSSSEVRSNKHAVAEDATQTSTFKYKKGILINQGYEFDGSSTTCAEVPVSAWGSSITGEDEATTTPYVRVYVLVSNQAALKELALPPVGSKGASGAPHAAGYVPLTAATRAILGANMEKCGW; encoded by the coding sequence ATGTCGACCATCAACACAGAAGCCATTCTAGAGTGGTGCTTGGGTGTCCAGTACGCCCTGCGCACCATTGGCGCGTACCTTCAGCTTGGCTTTTCCCTCGGGGCGGTGCAGGCACGCCACGCCTGCGTGCCGTACCAGCTCCTTGCGTACAAGGCGAAGTGTGCGTGGCGCTacaacaccgccgcaccAGAAGACGGACCGATCTACCTCGAGAGGCGCGACGCCGAGAGCTCCACACAGACGTCGAATGGTCACGTTACCAAGAGAGGCGCTCCGCCGTGCGCGCAGGCGAGCGGCGCCATCGACCCGCTACTTTTCctggcagagctgctggcCAAGTTCGACTCACTCGCCGCCATCACACACAGCGAGGCAGTCGACGTGCGGCTGCTCCAGCGACTCATGCATCAAGACATCCTTGTTTGTAGGCAGCGCAACGCACAGATCGCCGCCGGCATGGCGGTTCCGAGTAAGAGCAGCCACGCTAGCGAGGAGAACATTGTCTTCCGTCTTTCCGAGACCGATGCCACGTATGCCTCGGTGGTGGCAGCCGGGCACCCAACCACCATCACGTACCGCGACTTGGTTATTCTCATAACGCTGCTCAGTGAGGCCATCGCGTGGGACCTCTTGTGGATCCACGAAGGGCAAGACCGGAAAAGGGCGCAACAGCAGTCGAAGAtggccggcgccgcagcagcgccggtgctgctgctgccgccgccgccgccgcgcccaACTGAAGCGGACTGTCTGGCGCTCATGCTGCCCAACTCGGTGGAATACAATGCGGTATGGATGGCCGCAGCGCGGGGTGGACCGCTGCACACCCTCCTCGACGTTCTCTACCGCAACAGCAATAGCGAGCAGCCCAAGGCAGAGCGTGGCACCTACCGTCCTTGCCGGACTGCGCTGCTGAACACGAATCTGGCGAGCAACACCATGCTCTACCACGCGATCGAGTGCTCGGGAAGCGTCATGATCGTGATGGACGTCGCCTACgtgcctctcctcttttGCCGCCGAAAGagtgacgacgccgccgacgacgacgaccagAACGTGACGTCAAAGCTTGAGCTGAACGTGCCGCCTCATGTGAAGCGCATCTACctctggcgcagcaccaacgCCGCGGGGCAGCCCGTGTCCAGTCCCATGACAACAGAAATGGAGGAGCTCCTGCGGGCCTTCAACGCAAGCGCCTACGGTGAAGCCAAGTCGCTGAAAGCAGCGGACCCGTCTGCCAGCGACAGTGTTCTGGCCCCGCCatccacgccgctgctggatCTCTACGACGTGGTGAAGCCTTTCTTCTTGCGCGCGCAAGCCGACATGGCCTTCACAGTAGGCGAGACGCGCCATACCTACCTCATCAGCAGCCCGCGCGTGCGCCTACTCATGCACGTCATCCTCTCCcacccgccgccgtcgtggaaGTCGATGCTGGCCCTGCGCAAACCTTCCTCCGCCAAGAATGGCAGTGCGGAGCCGTACGCGACAGCTGCCGCCTCAGTCAAGGGTCGAAAACAGCTGCAGCACTACAAGACCAAGATGGCCTCCATCCTTTCCCGCCTGCTTCGCCGGTTCCACCACACGCAGCCGATCCTCTTTATCTACACCTCCGGCACATCGGGCTTGCCCAAGGCCGCACGGTTCAGCCACCTGCGCTTCTTCGCGACCGGCTTCCTCTCCCGCGTCTTGTACTACCGTGACAAGATTACCGAAACCGTTGTGCAACAGATGGACGAGGTGGACTATGtagccacacacacggcggcggcgggagcagcgtcagcaccTGGGCCGtcacaacagcagcagctgtcttcctcttcccctcccacctcccTAACACGGCCGCCCGCGTCCGGCAAGCGGGAAACACCAACAGAAAAGACGGACAAAGATGGCATGCCTACCGTCGCGAGAAGCATCGAGTACCACTGCCCGGTTGTGCCGCACGTCTTCGGCATCGAGTCCCTGGGCGTCAAGTGCCGCGAGCGCAGCATCGTCGAGGTAGCCCTTTTTGCCCTCTGGAGCGCTTCCCTGTGGTGtctccgcctcttcgcgGCAGTCCTCGGCCTGGAGTACTTCGTCGCCTccgcggtggagcagcgACTCTacacgccggcgcagctcgcTGCCATCGAGAATGAGCGCCGCCTCATCACCTTGTATAACTGCCTGCCCATGTGTCATACCGTCGGCAGCGTCTTCTGCCTTGGCCATCTCTTGcacgcgctggaggagcagcagcatgccTGGGCGCAAACACGCCGCTGTGCACCGCGCCACActcgcctcgccgccaccgtgccCACTGTGCGCATGATTATCCGAACCAAGTTCAGCGCCTCGCAGTTCCGCAAGGACCTGCAGCGCTACCACGTCACGGTTGTCCAGTACATCGGCGAGGTCTTGCGGTACGCCGTGCTGTACGAGCGCAGCCACTCCCCCATCCAGGACACGCCATCCTCCGCTGACGCGacggcggagacggcgtcGATGACGACGGAGGTGGATGCGTTGGCGGCGCTGAACCGCACGGTATGGCGGGTGCCGTACGCCTTCGGCAACGGACTGCGCCAGGACATCTGGGTCGAGTGCATGCGCCGACTGAACATCGCGCACCCGCTTGAGTTCTACAGCTCCACCGAGGGCAACATTTTCCTCTTGAACCTGTTTGGCATGCCAGGCATCGTGGGACACATCCCGCGCTTCCCGCGCCCGATCGAGTGGCTCAGTACGCAGTACATCCCCATCTTCCCATTCCGTGTGTTGCGGTTCGATGAGGAGACCCAGCAGGTATACCGCGACCCCAAGACGGGATACTGCTCGCACTGCGACGTCGGCGATGTGGGCGAGGTGGTGGGAGAAGTGATCGAGGGCTTTGACGTGTTCGCGCTTCGCCGCTTTGATGGATACCACAAGGCCACCCAcggcgctgttgctgccgacGGCGCCTCTATCGgcaaccgcagcggcggtacGAAGGCGAAGTCGACGGCGCCAGCCGACCAGGAAGAGGATAAGGCGGCGCGGGAGGACAAGGTCATTCGCCATGTGCTGTGGCCGCACCGAAACGACTGCTACTTCTTATCTGGCGACCTCATTCGAATGGACCGCTTCGGCTTCTGCACCTTCATTGACCGCGTCGGTGACACCTTCCGTTGGAAAGGCGAGAACGTCAGCACGCTTGAAGTGTCCAACGCCCTCAACTCCATCCACACAACGCGCGTCGGGGTGCAGGAGGCCGTCGTGTACGGTGTGGAGCTGCCAGGGCGTGAGGGGCGAGCTGGTATGGCCATGCTGAGCCTGCAGCCGCGACACCTGTGCTCGTCCTCGGACggatgcagcagcacgagccgCAGCTCGACGTCGTCCCGGTCGCCGGCCCCGTCGCGGCCGCAGTCCCTCACCCTCGCCGAGGAGCGTCGCTTTCTCCAGGATGACCTGCACGGCTTTCTCACTGGCAAAGTGCGGCGCAACGGTGATGGGACGGAGAATCAGGCAATGCTTCCGGCCTCCGCGATTCCACTATTTCTGCGCATGCATGATCTGGTGGCGGACGACAACCAAGACGGTGACAACGGGGTCAGCTCCTCCGAGGTGCGGTCGAACAAGCACGCTGTGGCCGAGGATGCCACACAGACGTCTACGTTCAAGTACAAGAAAGGCATCCTCATCAATCAGGGCTACGAGTTCGACGGGAGCTCGACGACTTGCGCGGAGGTGCCAGTGAGTGCGTggggcagcagcatcacTGGCGAAGAcgaggcgacgacgacgccgtacGTGCGCGTCTACGTACTTGTGTCCAAccaggcggcgctgaaggagtTGGCGTTGCCGCCGGTGGGCTCGAAGGGTGCCAGCGGTGCCCCACACGCCGCCGGCTACGTCCCGCTAACAGCCGCGACTCGTGCCATTCTCGGTGCGAACATGGAAAAGTGCGGCTGGTAA